The candidate division KSB1 bacterium genome window below encodes:
- a CDS encoding MFS transporter, which yields MSQPTKMLFLLSIAALFSMSIWFSTSAVGPALEIEWGLTSSRLATLVMAVQFGFVVGTFFIAFTNLADLLNTRHLFSLSAVLAATINAGFAWFNFDWTLAIVLRFLAGFFLAGVYPPAMKIIAGWFKIRRGLAIGTLVGALAIGSALPHWVGSVAREQWQLTIYISSGLSLLAALIVLFFVKDGPYNLSAQKFNFKYVFKILKDRPTRLVYLGYFGHMWELYAMWTWVPVFLLNAQANFSDQLYSPGLGAFLVIASGAAGSVFYGFLGDKIGRSRSTILAMIISGLCCLVVGFLQNINPGWLLFVCIIWGITVVADSAQFSAAASELCEPQYMGTVLTLQTSIGFLITMVSIRLIPFLQTIGGWGLAFSILGFGPLLGIIAMRRLFKLPQAVKMANGNR from the coding sequence TTGTCACAACCCACGAAAATGCTTTTTCTTCTCAGCATCGCTGCATTGTTCTCGATGTCCATTTGGTTTAGCACCTCAGCAGTGGGACCGGCGTTAGAAATTGAATGGGGTCTGACGAGCAGTCGACTGGCTACCCTGGTTATGGCGGTTCAATTTGGTTTTGTAGTCGGGACTTTTTTTATTGCCTTCACAAATTTAGCAGATCTTTTGAATACCCGGCATCTCTTTTCTTTATCTGCAGTTTTGGCAGCAACTATCAATGCCGGTTTTGCCTGGTTCAACTTTGACTGGACTCTGGCAATTGTTTTGAGATTCCTGGCGGGCTTTTTTCTGGCCGGCGTTTACCCGCCCGCCATGAAAATCATTGCCGGCTGGTTTAAAATTAGGCGAGGTTTGGCAATCGGCACATTAGTTGGCGCCCTGGCAATTGGCTCAGCTTTGCCGCACTGGGTCGGATCGGTAGCGAGAGAGCAATGGCAGTTGACGATTTATATTAGTTCTGGATTGTCGCTCCTGGCCGCTCTCATTGTTTTATTTTTTGTGAAAGATGGCCCTTACAATCTTTCTGCCCAAAAGTTCAATTTCAAATATGTCTTTAAAATTTTAAAAGACCGACCCACGCGTTTGGTTTATTTGGGCTACTTCGGCCACATGTGGGAGCTTTACGCAATGTGGACGTGGGTACCGGTATTTTTGTTGAATGCTCAGGCCAACTTTTCAGATCAACTTTATTCTCCCGGTCTGGGCGCGTTTCTGGTGATCGCTTCAGGTGCAGCAGGCTCTGTTTTTTACGGTTTTCTGGGGGATAAAATCGGCCGCAGCCGTTCTACCATTTTGGCCATGATAATCAGCGGCCTTTGTTGCCTGGTGGTCGGATTTCTTCAAAACATAAATCCGGGTTGGCTGCTGTTTGTCTGCATTATTTGGGGCATCACGGTCGTTGCAGATTCGGCTCAATTCTCTGCCGCAGCTTCTGAGCTTTGTGAACCACAATACATGGGGACTGTACTGACCCTGCAAACCAGCATTGGGTTTTTAATCACCATGGTCTCCATCCGGTTGATTCCATTCCTGCAGACAATTGGCGGCTGGGGGCTTGCTTTCAGCATTTTGGGTTTCGGACCACTTTTGGGCATTATTGCCATGAGGCGCTTGTTTAAATTGCCGCAAGCTGTGAAAATGGCCAACGGAAACCGCTAA
- a CDS encoding HAD family hydrolase produces the protein MKLLLFDIDLTLIDSARSGRRAMTWAFEKLFGIKDGMDKVNFAGRTDRAIFRDALIHQGMEWQKEKEENFKSVYFEQLKIEIAKPNLEKHLEPGVLELLNELSKREDNVLGLLTGNWHEGAQMKLEHFNLYHFFEFGAFADDSESRNELPKFAVQRFSEKTSLSISPENVFIIGDTPLDVACAKSFDAKSVAVATGFFSYEDLEAAQPDFLFPDFSVIQSFLKIL, from the coding sequence ATGAAGTTACTTCTATTTGATATTGATTTGACTTTGATTGACAGCGCGCGCTCTGGACGTCGTGCAATGACCTGGGCCTTTGAAAAACTATTTGGGATTAAGGATGGCATGGACAAAGTGAACTTTGCAGGTCGAACGGATCGGGCAATTTTTCGGGATGCTTTGATTCACCAAGGTATGGAATGGCAAAAAGAAAAGGAAGAGAATTTTAAAAGCGTCTATTTCGAGCAGCTGAAAATCGAAATAGCAAAGCCAAATTTGGAGAAGCATCTTGAGCCGGGTGTTTTAGAGCTGTTGAATGAATTAAGCAAAAGAGAGGATAATGTTTTAGGGTTGCTCACAGGAAACTGGCATGAAGGCGCTCAGATGAAATTAGAGCACTTTAATTTATACCATTTTTTTGAGTTCGGTGCATTTGCAGACGATTCGGAAAGTCGTAACGAGCTCCCGAAATTTGCTGTGCAAAGGTTTTCTGAGAAGACGAGTTTGTCAATATCGCCTGAAAATGTTTTTATAATCGGAGACACGCCGCTGGACGTTGCCTGTGCCAAATCGTTTGACGCAAAAAGTGTTGCAGTGGCAACCGGTTTCTTTTCATACGAAGATTTAGAAGCTGCTCAACCTGATTTTCTTTTTCCTGACTTTTCAGTTATTCAAAGTTTTCTAAAGATTTTATAG
- a CDS encoding N-acetylmuramoyl-L-alanine amidase: protein MVIKTILLFGFTFILWLNQTFAQGFFPVIPPDSVRLQVAFPADEDTVNSNRIRYAGSALPTAKVWVQGVETKVYPSGAFVGLVSLDEGINAINFRSEDALGSLRESLIIFREPERKTLAEIPTAVDLGQVKPASDVYLSHGDKLEVEFWGSPGGEATFSIDKIAKNVQMVETPGSSHSVRGHYKGLVVIPNLDGYKPKEIKFKFRGKDRRRIKFRSAGRVNILSPILPQIGVTLDSINLILTKPDGEIWMALPAGIKMEIIAEQERVKKVRLAEGVVGFIASNSLRNLPLGTPFSSSTIGVIATLEDSNWIKLRVNVSDKVPFEIQQLLNPAALEVTFFRSRLAPQWIMYPRDDETVRTISWRQKSSEEFVLRIELNQKQQWGYLGRYVGKQFWLNIRKTPDLSTHPDSPLKNIIITIDPGHGGEFEGAVSATGLFEKEVNLRYAAKVTDLLRAEGAAVSMTRTQDTTLTLQTRIDAARAVNSHIFISLHNNSIGASTNPLRPRGASTYYTVPQSQEVAKDIYHRLLELGLEPFGRVSSTYYVTRQTDLISLIVEAAFMTHPEDEMLLLDDEFLDKLAAAVVAGIKDFVAKQAPDFGGNIRKRNEKTRSEKGRG, encoded by the coding sequence GTGGTAATTAAGACAATCCTTCTTTTCGGATTCACTTTTATCTTATGGTTGAATCAAACTTTTGCGCAGGGATTCTTCCCGGTGATTCCCCCTGATTCGGTTCGCCTGCAGGTTGCCTTTCCGGCTGACGAAGATACGGTAAATTCAAATCGGATCAGGTATGCCGGGTCAGCCTTGCCTACCGCCAAAGTTTGGGTGCAAGGCGTTGAAACCAAAGTTTATCCATCGGGTGCATTTGTCGGGTTGGTCAGTTTAGACGAGGGGATTAATGCAATCAATTTCAGGTCTGAGGATGCTCTGGGCAGCCTCAGAGAAAGCCTGATTATATTTCGGGAGCCCGAGAGAAAAACCCTTGCTGAAATCCCGACTGCCGTTGACTTGGGCCAGGTGAAACCCGCAAGCGATGTTTACCTTTCCCACGGCGATAAACTGGAAGTTGAATTCTGGGGAAGCCCCGGAGGTGAGGCTACGTTCTCAATTGATAAAATTGCCAAGAATGTACAAATGGTGGAAACGCCCGGAAGTTCTCATAGCGTGCGCGGGCACTATAAAGGCTTGGTTGTAATTCCGAATTTGGATGGGTACAAGCCAAAGGAGATAAAATTTAAATTCCGGGGTAAAGATCGACGCCGTATTAAATTTCGGTCCGCTGGTAGAGTCAATATTCTTTCTCCTATTTTGCCCCAAATTGGCGTGACTCTCGACTCGATTAATTTAATTCTAACAAAACCTGATGGTGAAATTTGGATGGCTCTTCCTGCCGGCATAAAAATGGAGATCATTGCTGAGCAGGAGCGGGTGAAAAAAGTTAGATTGGCTGAAGGGGTCGTTGGGTTTATTGCGTCAAATAGTCTTCGAAACCTGCCGCTTGGAACGCCTTTCTCATCCTCAACCATTGGCGTTATTGCGACTTTGGAAGACTCAAACTGGATCAAACTCCGAGTTAATGTTTCGGACAAGGTTCCGTTTGAAATTCAGCAACTCCTGAATCCCGCTGCTTTGGAAGTGACGTTCTTTCGTTCTCGTCTAGCGCCGCAGTGGATTATGTACCCCCGTGATGATGAAACCGTCAGAACCATAAGCTGGCGTCAAAAGAGCAGCGAAGAGTTTGTGCTGCGCATTGAATTGAATCAAAAACAACAGTGGGGCTACTTGGGTCGGTATGTTGGCAAACAGTTTTGGCTCAACATTAGAAAAACTCCCGACCTGTCCACCCACCCCGACTCACCTTTGAAAAATATAATTATAACAATTGATCCGGGCCACGGCGGTGAATTTGAAGGTGCAGTTAGCGCGACCGGTTTGTTTGAGAAAGAAGTGAATCTGCGGTATGCTGCCAAGGTCACGGACTTGCTCAGGGCAGAAGGCGCTGCGGTTTCCATGACCCGGACCCAGGACACGACCCTGACTCTGCAGACTCGAATCGACGCTGCCCGGGCTGTTAATTCACATATTTTTATTTCACTACACAACAATTCAATTGGTGCCTCGACTAATCCTTTGCGCCCGCGAGGTGCAAGTACCTACTATACTGTGCCGCAATCTCAGGAAGTTGCTAAAGATATTTATCACCGCCTGCTTGAGCTGGGATTAGAGCCGTTTGGCAGAGTTTCATCGACCTACTATGTGACCCGGCAAACCGACTTAATTTCGTTGATCGTTGAGGCGGCTTTTATGACCCACCCGGAAGACGAGATGCTTTTATTAGATGATGAATTTTTAGATAAATTGGCTGCAGCCGTGGTCGCGGGGATCAAAGATTTTGTGGCTAAGCAAGCACCCGATTTTGGAGGAAACATCCGAAAAAGAAATGAAAAAACTCGTTCCGAAAAAGGCCGAGGCTGA
- the queF gene encoding NADPH-dependent 7-cyano-7-deazaguanine reductase QueF → MERLETFDNKYPNRDYTITIVNDEYTSVCPMTGLPDFGTITVNYVPDKKCLELKALKYYFLEYRNEGIFYEVVINKILDDLIEACHPKSMEVIGEFTVRGGLRSVVKASHKKEIK, encoded by the coding sequence ATGGAGCGTTTGGAAACGTTTGACAATAAATACCCGAACCGGGACTATACCATCACCATTGTCAATGATGAGTATACTTCAGTCTGCCCGATGACCGGTCTGCCTGATTTCGGCACGATCACTGTAAATTATGTGCCGGACAAAAAGTGCCTCGAGCTCAAGGCGCTGAAGTACTATTTTTTGGAATACCGAAATGAGGGCATTTTTTATGAAGTCGTGATCAACAAAATTTTAGATGACCTGATCGAGGCCTGCCATCCAAAAAGTATGGAAGTGATTGGCGAGTTTACGGTGCGGGGTGGATTACGCTCAGTGGTAAAAGCGTCACATAAGAAGGAAATAAAATGA
- the queC gene encoding 7-cyano-7-deazaguanine synthase QueC → MSRELAVVLASGGMDSAVVTAIASQTCRLALLHLNYGQRTVARELQAFEELAGFYQVEKTLVVDVGHLSQIGGSSLTDTDIAIAQADLESTEIPTSYVPFRNANMLAVATSWAEVISATKIFIGAVEEDSSGYPDCRREFYDAFEKVVDIGTKPSTQIEIVTPIITLKKHKIVLKGKKLGVPFELTWSCYQREDAACGVCDSCGFRLRGFQKAGLEDPIEYAERPVYQ, encoded by the coding sequence ATGAGCCGTGAATTGGCAGTGGTTTTGGCTAGCGGCGGCATGGACAGTGCCGTAGTCACCGCGATTGCCAGTCAAACTTGCCGGCTGGCGCTTTTGCATTTGAATTATGGCCAGCGAACGGTGGCGAGGGAATTGCAAGCATTTGAAGAGTTGGCAGGCTTCTACCAGGTTGAAAAAACTTTAGTGGTTGATGTTGGGCATCTTTCTCAAATCGGTGGTTCGAGTTTAACTGATACGGATATTGCAATAGCACAGGCTGATCTCGAAAGTACGGAGATCCCGACATCGTATGTTCCGTTTCGCAATGCCAACATGTTGGCAGTCGCTACCAGTTGGGCGGAGGTAATTTCAGCCACGAAAATTTTTATCGGAGCAGTTGAAGAAGACAGTTCCGGTTATCCCGATTGCCGACGAGAATTTTATGACGCTTTTGAGAAAGTTGTCGATATTGGCACGAAGCCCAGCACGCAAATTGAAATTGTGACACCAATTATCACTCTAAAAAAACATAAAATTGTGCTTAAGGGAAAAAAGCTGGGCGTGCCGTTTGAGTTGACATGGTCATGCTACCAGCGCGAAGATGCGGCTTGCGGAGTTTGTGATAGCTGCGGTTTTCGACTGCGCGGATTTCAAAAGGCGGGTTTGGAGGATCCGATAGAGTATGCAGAGCGGCCGGTTTATCAATGA